A genomic window from Gemmatimonadaceae bacterium includes:
- a CDS encoding FAD-binding oxidoreductase encodes MNRADVINRPRWDDHDWSPLPPLPHDGHADVCVVGLGGSGLSAISEALDLGAQSVIGIDAVDVAAGAAGRNGGLLLAGPMDYHHDAIAKFGRERTLEIHALTRSEMQRIVAETPGIAQFPGSLRIASSADELEDCRRQFEAMRANNLPVEHYDGPEGKGLLFPEDGVLQPLLRARALATSLRERGAQLYGGTVARSIEPGRVRTEHGTITCRHVIVCVDGKLEWLFPELLAEVRTARLQMLATTPQLPRRFTRPVSTRYGFDYWQQLEDGSILLGGGRDRFEDDEWTTDDGPDEKVQSYLTELLESKLGVSADVTHRWAASVSFTESGLPIARALGGGVFVVGAYSGTGNLVGAVCGRGAARLALTGDRSLLAPFED; translated from the coding sequence GTGAACCGAGCCGACGTCATCAATCGCCCGCGCTGGGACGACCACGACTGGTCGCCATTGCCACCCCTGCCGCACGATGGCCACGCCGACGTCTGCGTCGTCGGGCTCGGCGGCAGCGGCCTCTCCGCCATCAGCGAGGCGCTGGACCTCGGTGCCCAGTCGGTCATCGGGATCGATGCCGTCGACGTCGCTGCGGGGGCGGCCGGACGCAACGGTGGCCTGCTGCTCGCCGGCCCGATGGACTATCACCACGATGCGATCGCGAAGTTCGGCCGCGAACGCACGCTGGAGATCCACGCGCTCACTCGGAGCGAGATGCAGCGCATCGTCGCCGAGACGCCGGGCATCGCGCAGTTCCCGGGCTCGCTGCGCATCGCCTCATCCGCCGACGAACTCGAGGACTGCCGCCGGCAGTTCGAGGCGATGCGCGCCAACAATCTCCCCGTCGAGCACTATGACGGCCCCGAGGGCAAGGGCCTGCTCTTCCCCGAGGACGGCGTGCTACAGCCGTTGTTGCGTGCTCGCGCGCTCGCCACCTCCCTGCGCGAGCGCGGGGCGCAACTCTACGGCGGCACGGTGGCCCGGAGCATCGAGCCCGGGCGCGTGCGCACGGAGCACGGTACCATCACCTGCCGACACGTCATCGTCTGCGTGGACGGCAAGCTGGAGTGGCTCTTCCCCGAGCTGCTCGCCGAGGTGCGCACCGCGCGCCTGCAGATGTTGGCCACGACGCCGCAACTGCCGCGGCGATTCACGCGGCCGGTGTCCACGCGCTACGGATTCGACTACTGGCAGCAGTTGGAAGACGGCTCAATCCTGCTCGGCGGTGGCCGCGATCGCTTCGAAGATGACGAGTGGACCACCGATGACGGCCCTGACGAGAAGGTCCAGTCCTACCTGACGGAACTGCTCGAGAGCAAGCTCGGCGTCTCCGCCGACGTCACGCACCGATGGGCCGCCTCGGTATCGTTCACCGAGAGCGGACTGCCGATCGCACGGGCATTGGGTGGCGGCGTGTTCGTCGTCGGTGCCTATTCGGGGACGGGCAACCTCGTCGGCGCCGTCTGCGGACGCGGCGCGGCCCGCCTCGCTCTCACCGGCGACCGCAGCCTGCTCGCCCCCTTCGAGGACTGA
- a CDS encoding PLP-dependent transferase: MASDRIFCGKCGSSADYWRNYSTFPIRRCAVSKAFATRAVHAGRHDFNALGVHAPPLDLSSTYPTPDLGAAAASFDALVTGEAPQGSGIYSRLYNPTTDRFERALAELEGAEDAAAFASGMAAITAVLMDAKARGGHIVAVRPIYGTTDHLISAGTLGLDVTWTDADHIADALRPDTALVLIETPANPTLALIDIADVVRQSGSVPVCVDSTFATPVLQRPLAHGATFVVHSATKFLGGHGDVLAGVVAGAHSAIAPLKHLRAATGGVLHPLASYLLHRGLPTLELRVLRMQETARRLAMRLADDARIAEVMYPDLPHRDPRELLGRQMAGPGSLLSFRLAEDTAEAMQRVISGLTLITPAVSLGSTDTLIQPPAALTHRVVDAAARAATGISPGLARLSVGLEDVEDLWTDLDRALAVVRARAPLHSTEVPALTL, from the coding sequence ATGGCATCTGACAGAATCTTCTGCGGCAAATGTGGCTCCTCGGCCGATTATTGGCGGAATTATAGCACATTCCCGATCAGGAGATGTGCCGTGTCCAAAGCCTTCGCCACACGCGCCGTCCACGCCGGCCGCCACGACTTCAACGCCCTCGGCGTGCACGCCCCGCCGCTAGACCTCTCCTCCACCTATCCCACGCCGGACCTCGGCGCCGCCGCCGCCAGCTTCGACGCGCTCGTCACCGGCGAGGCGCCGCAAGGCTCCGGCATCTACTCGCGGCTCTACAATCCGACCACCGATCGCTTCGAGCGCGCACTCGCCGAGCTCGAAGGCGCGGAGGATGCGGCCGCGTTCGCGTCGGGAATGGCCGCCATCACCGCCGTCCTGATGGACGCCAAGGCCCGCGGCGGTCACATCGTCGCGGTCCGTCCCATCTACGGCACCACCGACCACCTCATCTCCGCCGGCACGCTCGGCCTCGACGTCACCTGGACCGACGCCGACCACATCGCCGATGCGCTACGTCCCGACACCGCGCTGGTGCTCATCGAAACGCCCGCCAACCCGACGCTCGCGCTCATCGACATCGCCGACGTCGTGCGCCAGTCCGGATCCGTGCCCGTCTGCGTGGACTCCACCTTCGCCACGCCGGTGCTCCAGCGTCCACTCGCGCACGGCGCGACCTTCGTCGTGCACTCGGCCACCAAGTTCCTCGGCGGCCACGGCGACGTGCTCGCCGGCGTCGTCGCGGGCGCGCACAGCGCCATCGCGCCGCTCAAGCACCTGCGCGCAGCCACCGGCGGCGTGCTGCATCCGCTGGCCAGCTATCTCCTCCACCGCGGCCTACCCACGCTCGAGCTGCGCGTGCTGCGGATGCAGGAGACGGCGCGCCGGCTCGCGATGCGCCTCGCCGACGACGCGCGCATCGCGGAAGTGATGTACCCGGACCTGCCGCATCGCGACCCGCGCGAACTGCTTGGCCGGCAGATGGCGGGACCAGGCAGCCTGCTCTCGTTCCGCCTCGCCGAGGACACGGCCGAGGCGATGCAGCGGGTCATCAGCGGGCTCACTCTCATCACGCCCGCCGTCAGCCTCGGCTCCACCGACACGCTGATCCAGCCGCCGGCCGCCCTCACGCACCGCGTGGTGGACGCCGCGGCGCGTGCGGCCACGGGCATCTCGCCGGGCCTCGCGCGGCTCTCGGTGGGCCTCGAGGACGTCGAGGATCTCTGGACGGACTTGGACCGCGCCCTTGCCGTGGTGCGGGCGCGTGCACCGTTGCATTCTACGGAGGTACCCGCCCTCACCCTGTGA
- a CDS encoding Lrp/AsnC family transcriptional regulator produces the protein MPQKILSDAIPAALDRTDHLILAHLQHDARLTNKELAAKVGLSPSSCLARVRRLERFGALQGYHAEVAVQVYGVTLEAMVSVRLEKHVRAAISAFERHIATLPEVRTYYHLAGANDYLVHVAVRDAEHLREFVLSAFAGRTEVAHLETNLIFSHRRNPAFGVAAAAR, from the coding sequence TTGCCGCAGAAGATTCTGTCAGATGCCATTCCAGCCGCACTGGACCGAACGGATCACCTGATCTTGGCACATCTACAGCACGATGCGCGGTTGACCAACAAGGAGTTGGCCGCCAAAGTCGGGCTGTCGCCGTCGAGCTGCCTGGCCCGCGTGCGTCGGTTGGAGCGATTCGGCGCACTACAGGGATACCACGCCGAGGTGGCGGTACAGGTGTACGGCGTGACGCTGGAGGCGATGGTGTCGGTGCGGCTGGAGAAGCACGTGCGGGCGGCCATCTCGGCGTTCGAACGGCACATCGCGACATTGCCCGAGGTACGCACGTACTATCATCTTGCCGGAGCGAACGATTACCTCGTGCACGTGGCGGTGCGGGACGCCGAGCACCTGCGGGAGTTCGTGCTGTCGGCGTTCGCGGGACGCACCGAGGTGGCGCACCTCGAGACGAACCTGATCTTCTCGCACCGCCGCAATCCTGCCTTCGGCGTCGCTGCCGCGGCGCGCTAG
- a CDS encoding cation:proton antiporter, which translates to MASTILTLGILFFFAHFLSNTFDRSRVPDVLVLIGLGILAGPSVFGWTGPESFGSVGGVLTTIALAVILFESGTTLDIGDIVRSARSTLQVTLATSLFTIAVVGGIAYLTLDLPILSALLIGTIASGTSAAVVIPMVKVLKLRERAGTVVILESAITDVTSIVFTFALLNAATQGEVHIGRMAGQTLSALIFAAVIGVAGGIGWLLIWEKVRQFPTTIFSTLASAFVLYGLAELLGFAGAIAVLAYGITLSNHEQMGISKWFKGRPFSGVTPVESDFYKEVVFLLKTFFFVYLGVSMRFDDPRLFAEAVALMLVLTLARLYMMPNLLPKTMIRKDVAAVAVLIPKGLAAAVLAGVPLQMGIPGGETIQAATYAIVLVSITMSALLVTLKDLPGLRSVFDRVLEAFPVDIVEEPRRPSGSQPTVPSPAAPPAP; encoded by the coding sequence TTGGCCTCGACGATCCTCACGCTCGGCATCCTGTTCTTCTTCGCACACTTCCTGTCGAACACGTTCGACCGGTCGCGGGTGCCGGACGTGCTGGTGTTGATCGGGCTGGGTATCCTGGCCGGGCCGTCGGTGTTCGGCTGGACCGGGCCGGAGTCGTTCGGGTCGGTGGGCGGGGTGCTGACAACCATCGCACTGGCAGTGATCCTGTTCGAGAGCGGCACGACGCTGGACATCGGCGACATCGTGCGCTCGGCGCGCAGCACGCTGCAGGTGACGCTGGCGACGTCGTTGTTCACCATCGCGGTGGTGGGCGGTATCGCCTACCTCACGCTGGACCTGCCGATCCTGAGCGCCCTGCTGATCGGCACGATCGCATCGGGGACGTCGGCGGCGGTGGTGATTCCGATGGTGAAGGTGCTCAAGTTGCGCGAGCGCGCCGGGACGGTGGTCATCCTCGAGAGCGCCATCACCGACGTGACCAGCATCGTGTTCACCTTCGCGCTGCTCAATGCCGCGACGCAGGGCGAGGTGCACATCGGGCGGATGGCCGGCCAGACGCTGTCGGCGCTGATCTTCGCGGCCGTCATCGGCGTCGCCGGCGGCATCGGCTGGCTGCTGATCTGGGAGAAGGTGCGGCAGTTCCCGACGACGATCTTCTCGACGCTGGCCTCGGCCTTCGTGCTCTACGGCTTGGCCGAGCTATTGGGCTTCGCCGGCGCGATTGCCGTGCTCGCGTACGGCATCACGCTGTCGAACCACGAGCAGATGGGCATTTCCAAGTGGTTCAAGGGGCGGCCGTTCTCCGGCGTCACGCCGGTGGAATCGGATTTCTACAAGGAAGTGGTGTTCCTGCTCAAGACGTTCTTCTTCGTGTACCTCGGCGTCTCGATGCGCTTCGACGATCCGCGGCTCTTCGCCGAGGCCGTGGCGCTGATGCTGGTGCTCACGCTGGCGCGGCTCTATATGATGCCGAACCTCCTGCCGAAGACGATGATCCGGAAGGACGTAGCGGCAGTGGCCGTGCTGATCCCGAAGGGATTGGCCGCGGCGGTGCTGGCCGGCGTGCCGCTGCAGATGGGCATCCCGGGCGGCGAGACCATCCAGGCCGCGACCTATGCCATCGTGCTGGTGAGCATCACGATGAGCGCGCTGCTCGTCACGCTGAAGGACCTGCCCGGCCTGCGGAGCGTGTTCGACCGCGTGCTCGAGGCCTTCCCGGTAGACATCGTCGAGGAGCCGCGCCGGCCCTCGGGTTCGCAGCCGACGGTGCCGTCGCCGGCCGCGCCGCCAGCGCCCTAG
- a CDS encoding aminotransferase class I/II-fold pyridoxal phosphate-dependent enzyme, with protein sequence MAVSRRSFVRALGLGGAGALTAPSWVHARGLESLGGQADAAALERIAQGNGIRLMSNENPNGPIPSAIRAMQASFHEAAWYPASTEARVSAALARANGLSQDQVLLGSGSGEILKIAVEAFCSPTKHLVTAVPTFESPTAAARTMGYPVREVPLDAQLRLDLDAMLREVKGSGLVFLCNPNNPTGHVHGRAAVEGFIRAVLAADPETVILVDEAYHEFVDDPSYASAMSFIGREPRVFVSRTFSKIYGLAGLRVGYAFGQPATLQRMARHRVVNGVGALAQVAALASLEDAAQMRREQELNREARAFTTKLFTDLGYQVVPSQTNFVLVNVRRDTNAFRTACQQRGVIVGRAFPPLMQWSRISIGTMAEMQRAAETFRQVLA encoded by the coding sequence ATGGCGGTCTCGCGTCGCTCATTCGTCCGTGCCCTTGGCCTCGGGGGCGCCGGCGCCCTCACCGCCCCGAGCTGGGTCCACGCCCGCGGTCTCGAATCACTCGGCGGGCAGGCCGATGCTGCCGCGCTCGAGCGCATCGCGCAAGGCAACGGCATCCGCCTGATGAGCAACGAGAATCCCAACGGACCGATTCCCTCGGCCATCCGCGCGATGCAGGCCAGCTTCCACGAAGCCGCGTGGTATCCGGCGAGCACCGAAGCACGCGTCAGCGCCGCGCTCGCGCGCGCCAACGGCCTCAGTCAGGACCAGGTGCTGCTCGGCTCCGGATCCGGTGAGATCCTCAAGATCGCGGTCGAGGCGTTCTGCTCGCCCACCAAGCATCTCGTCACTGCGGTGCCGACCTTCGAGAGTCCCACCGCCGCCGCGCGCACGATGGGCTATCCCGTGCGCGAGGTGCCGCTCGACGCGCAGCTGCGCCTCGACCTCGACGCGATGCTGCGCGAGGTGAAGGGCTCGGGGTTGGTCTTCCTGTGCAATCCCAACAACCCCACTGGCCACGTGCACGGCCGTGCGGCCGTCGAGGGCTTCATCCGCGCCGTGCTCGCCGCCGATCCCGAGACCGTCATCCTCGTGGACGAGGCCTATCACGAGTTCGTGGACGACCCCAGCTACGCCAGCGCGATGTCGTTCATCGGCCGCGAGCCGCGCGTGTTCGTCTCGCGCACCTTCTCCAAGATCTACGGCCTCGCCGGGCTGCGCGTCGGCTACGCCTTCGGCCAGCCGGCGACGCTGCAGCGGATGGCACGGCACCGCGTGGTCAATGGCGTCGGCGCGCTGGCGCAGGTCGCGGCCCTCGCCTCGCTCGAGGACGCCGCCCAGATGCGGCGCGAACAGGAGCTCAACCGCGAGGCGCGTGCGTTCACGACCAAGCTCTTCACCGATCTCGGGTATCAGGTGGTCCCGTCGCAGACCAACTTCGTGCTCGTCAACGTGCGCCGCGACACCAACGCGTTCCGCACGGCCTGCCAGCAGCGCGGCGTGATCGTCGGGCGGGCCTTCCCGCCGCTGATGCAGTGGTCGCGCATCTCGATCGGCACGATGGCCGAGATGCAGCGCGCCGCCGAGACGTTCCGGCAGGTCCTCGCCTAG
- a CDS encoding divalent metal cation transporter — protein sequence MRDRRQGVLLGAAFLMATSAIGPGFLTQTAVFTERLGPSFAFAILVSVLVDLAAQVSIWRVLTVSGKRATEVGNLVAKGLGTALALLVALGGLAFNVGNVAGTGVGLEAAVGLPVIPASIASAALAIGIFVTKDAGRILDRLVVVLGACLIALMLYVAVTSGPPVAEAALRSVWPETVDALSIVTIVGGTVGGYITFAGAHRLVDAGVHGLESVTLVTQSAVTAISAATLMRVVLFLAALGVVHQGLRLDPANPAGSVFRLATGDAGFRLFGVVMWCAAVTSLIGAAYTSVSFLRDLHPAIDRHWQRAVIVLIAVSTLIFVLTGRPARTLVVVGTLNGLILPLALGTMLVAAYRRDIIGEYRQPRLLTAAGAVAALAMAVAGAYVAVRDLPGMFR from the coding sequence ATGCGCGACCGACGCCAAGGCGTCCTCCTAGGCGCCGCCTTCCTGATGGCGACCTCGGCCATCGGGCCGGGGTTCCTCACGCAGACGGCGGTATTCACGGAGCGGCTCGGCCCGAGCTTCGCCTTCGCGATTCTCGTGAGCGTGCTCGTGGACCTCGCGGCGCAGGTCAGCATCTGGCGCGTGCTCACCGTCTCCGGCAAGCGCGCCACGGAAGTCGGCAATCTCGTGGCCAAGGGGCTCGGCACCGCGCTAGCGCTACTCGTGGCGCTCGGTGGATTGGCGTTCAACGTCGGCAACGTCGCCGGCACCGGCGTGGGACTCGAGGCCGCCGTAGGCCTGCCCGTCATCCCGGCGTCCATCGCCAGCGCAGCGCTCGCGATCGGCATCTTCGTCACCAAGGACGCCGGCCGCATCCTCGACCGCCTGGTCGTGGTGCTGGGGGCCTGCTTGATCGCCCTGATGCTCTACGTGGCAGTGACCAGCGGTCCGCCGGTGGCTGAGGCGGCGTTGCGTAGCGTGTGGCCGGAGACCGTGGATGCGCTGTCCATCGTGACCATCGTCGGCGGCACGGTGGGTGGGTACATCACGTTTGCCGGTGCGCATCGGCTCGTGGACGCCGGCGTGCACGGCCTCGAGTCGGTGACGCTCGTCACGCAGTCGGCGGTGACGGCAATCAGCGCCGCGACGCTGATGCGCGTCGTGCTGTTTCTTGCGGCGCTGGGTGTGGTGCACCAAGGCCTGCGGCTCGACCCCGCCAACCCGGCGGGCAGCGTGTTCCGTCTTGCCACCGGAGACGCGGGCTTCCGGCTGTTCGGCGTGGTGATGTGGTGCGCCGCGGTGACGTCGCTGATCGGCGCCGCGTACACCAGCGTGTCGTTCCTGCGCGACCTGCATCCGGCGATCGATCGTCACTGGCAGCGCGCGGTGATCGTGCTCATCGCGGTGTCGACGTTGATCTTCGTGCTCACCGGACGTCCGGCCCGGACATTGGTCGTGGTCGGCACGCTCAACGGGCTCATCCTCCCGCTGGCGCTCGGGACGATGCTCGTCGCGGCGTACCGGCGCGACATCATCGGCGAGTACCGGCAGCCACGCCTGCTCACGGCCGCCGGGGCGGTGGCGGCGCTGGCGATGGCCGTGGCTGGCGCCTACGTGGCCGTGCGCGACCTGCCCGGGATGTTCCGCTAG
- a CDS encoding sodium:solute symporter family protein, producing MTAPLLALAGFLALQLGIGVWVSRRIATEDDYLVGGRRFGYLLATFSIFATWFGAETVIGSAGETYAHGVSLASAEPFGYGLCLVLMGLFIAKPLWNRGLTTLADLYRTRFGVGVERLAAVLLIPASVLWAAAQIRAFGTVLALVGELPIGLSVGIAAGFVILYTTFGGLLADAITDVIQGGVLVIGLIALLVIVVGHVGGTASAAQLLVQSDRVNLAPQAAGPWYLTLEAWAIPVIGSLTATEVIGRVIAARSGRVAQRSSLAAGALYLGVGIIPIIIALLAASFVPGLADAEAVLPAVARDLMPPLLFAIFAGGLVSAILSTVDSTLLVSSGLLTHNLIIPLTQVRDERHKVLIARAGVVGFGTIAYLLALNTSGVLALVEQASAFGSTGIVITVLFGLFTTLGSPRTAAATLVIGLVSYVGGVLAGLETPFLVSLACALTTWGLGCATDAKASS from the coding sequence GTGACCGCACCGCTGCTCGCGCTGGCCGGCTTCCTTGCACTCCAGCTCGGCATCGGCGTGTGGGTCTCACGCCGCATCGCGACCGAGGACGACTATCTCGTCGGCGGCCGGCGCTTCGGCTACCTGCTCGCGACGTTCTCGATCTTCGCCACTTGGTTCGGCGCCGAGACGGTGATCGGCTCCGCCGGCGAGACCTACGCGCACGGCGTGTCGCTGGCTTCGGCCGAACCGTTCGGCTACGGGCTCTGCCTCGTGCTGATGGGGCTGTTCATCGCCAAGCCGCTGTGGAATCGCGGGCTCACGACGCTAGCGGACCTCTACCGCACGCGCTTCGGCGTCGGTGTGGAGCGCCTCGCGGCGGTGCTCCTCATTCCGGCATCCGTGCTTTGGGCAGCGGCGCAGATCCGCGCCTTCGGGACCGTGCTCGCGCTCGTGGGCGAGCTGCCGATCGGGCTGTCGGTAGGCATCGCCGCCGGTTTCGTTATTCTCTACACGACGTTCGGCGGGCTGCTCGCCGACGCCATTACCGACGTGATCCAAGGCGGCGTACTCGTCATCGGACTCATCGCGCTCCTGGTGATAGTCGTCGGACACGTCGGCGGCACGGCGTCCGCGGCCCAACTGCTCGTGCAGAGCGATCGCGTGAACCTTGCGCCGCAGGCGGCGGGTCCGTGGTATCTCACGCTCGAGGCCTGGGCGATTCCCGTCATCGGCTCGCTCACCGCCACGGAGGTCATCGGCCGCGTGATCGCGGCGCGCAGTGGCCGCGTCGCGCAGCGCTCGTCGCTGGCGGCCGGCGCGCTGTACCTCGGCGTCGGCATCATCCCCATCATCATCGCGCTGCTGGCGGCGAGCTTCGTGCCTGGGCTCGCGGACGCCGAGGCGGTGCTGCCGGCCGTGGCGCGCGACCTGATGCCGCCGCTGCTCTTCGCGATCTTCGCCGGCGGACTCGTCTCGGCGATTCTCTCCACCGTGGACTCCACGCTGCTCGTGTCGTCAGGGCTGCTGACGCACAATCTGATCATTCCGCTCACGCAGGTCCGCGACGAGCGGCACAAGGTACTGATCGCCCGCGCCGGCGTCGTCGGCTTCGGGACCATCGCGTACCTGCTGGCGCTCAACACCAGCGGCGTGCTCGCGCTGGTGGAGCAGGCCTCGGCGTTCGGCAGCACCGGCATCGTCATCACGGTGCTGTTCGGCCTGTTCACCACGCTCGGCTCGCCGCGCACGGCGGCCGCGACGCTGGTCATCGGGCTCGTGAGCTATGTTGGAGGCGTCTTAGCCGGACTCGAGACGCCGTTCCTCGTCTCGCTGGCCTGTGCGCTCACCACCTGGGGACTCGGATGCGCGACCGACGCCAAGGCGTCCTCCTAG
- a CDS encoding VOC family protein translates to MTSLPVYTIPPRTTIGHVHLKVSDLERSVAFYRDVLGFELQMLYGTQAAFLSAGGYHHHLGLNTWESAGSGPAPRRAPGLYHVAILFAEERELAVAVARVMKAGVSLTGASDHGVSKAIYLDDPDGNGIELYWDRPQAEWPKNPDGSLTMFTRGLDLDALLALAS, encoded by the coding sequence ATGACTTCACTCCCCGTCTATACCATCCCGCCGCGCACGACGATCGGGCACGTGCACCTCAAGGTCTCCGACCTCGAGCGCTCGGTGGCGTTCTACCGGGACGTGCTCGGCTTCGAGCTGCAGATGCTGTACGGCACGCAGGCCGCCTTCCTCTCGGCCGGCGGCTACCACCATCACCTCGGGCTCAACACCTGGGAGAGCGCCGGCAGCGGCCCCGCCCCGCGTCGCGCACCGGGGCTGTACCACGTGGCCATCCTTTTCGCCGAGGAGCGTGAACTGGCCGTCGCCGTCGCGCGCGTGATGAAGGCCGGCGTGTCCCTCACCGGGGCCTCGGACCACGGCGTGAGCAAGGCGATCTACCTCGACGACCCCGACGGCAACGGCATCGAGCTCTATTGGGATCGGCCACAAGCCGAATGGCCTAAGAATCCCGATGGCTCGCTCACGATGTTCACGCGCGGCCTCGACCTCGACGCACTGCTCGCCCTGGCCTCGTGA
- a CDS encoding hydroxymethylglutaryl-CoA lyase, which yields MPRDVTIVEVSPRDGLQNERAVLPVAAKVALVDALSAAGLPVIEVTSFVSPTAIPQLADAEQVMAGITRRCGVRYTVLVPNLRGLERALPTRPDGIVVFGAASETFSQRNINCSIEESLARFAPVVERAKAAGLHVRGTVSCALGCPYEGEIAPSAVRDVAARLLDLGVDELSIADTIGVGTPERTTAVFEAVLSLVEAPRVNAHFHDTYGRALANLEACLALGVRSIDASASGLGGCPFAPGATGNVATEAVLAMLAARGLETGVDAVQVQAAGAAVRRALAA from the coding sequence ATGCCGCGTGACGTCACCATCGTCGAGGTCTCTCCCCGCGACGGGCTCCAGAATGAGCGGGCCGTCCTGCCGGTCGCGGCCAAGGTCGCGCTGGTGGACGCGCTGTCCGCGGCTGGTTTGCCCGTCATCGAGGTCACGAGCTTCGTGAGCCCGACGGCCATCCCGCAGCTGGCCGACGCCGAGCAGGTGATGGCCGGCATCACGCGGCGCTGCGGCGTACGCTACACAGTGCTCGTGCCCAACCTGCGCGGCCTGGAGCGCGCCCTGCCGACGCGGCCTGATGGCATCGTCGTGTTCGGCGCGGCGAGCGAGACCTTCTCGCAGCGGAACATTAACTGTTCCATCGAGGAGTCCCTGGCGCGGTTTGCGCCGGTGGTCGAGCGCGCCAAGGCCGCCGGGCTGCACGTGCGCGGGACCGTGAGCTGCGCGCTGGGCTGTCCGTACGAGGGAGAGATTGCGCCGAGTGCCGTGCGTGACGTCGCGGCGCGCCTGCTCGACCTCGGCGTGGATGAGCTGTCCATCGCCGACACCATCGGCGTCGGGACGCCGGAGCGCACGACGGCAGTGTTCGAGGCTGTGCTCTCGCTCGTGGAGGCCCCGCGCGTGAATGCGCACTTCCACGACACCTACGGCCGTGCGTTGGCGAATCTCGAGGCCTGCCTCGCGCTTGGCGTGCGCAGCATCGACGCCAGCGCGAGCGGCCTGGGGGGCTGCCCCTTCGCGCCTGGGGCGACCGGGAACGTCGCGACCGAGGCGGTGCTCGCGATGCTCGCCGCGCGCGGGCTGGAGACCGGCGTGGACGCCGTGCAGGTGCAGGCGGCCGGTGCGGCCGTGCGCCGCGCGCTGGCGGCCTGA
- a CDS encoding SDR family oxidoreductase: MQRFKGKTVIVTGGGSGIGAAAALRFGAEGAAVVVSDINHEQAVAVANQIKRSGQAVALQADVSKEAEVAALVDSAVKAYGRLDVMVNNAGVGGLETAVDAITEAEWRKLMGVNLDGVFFGVKHAVRVMKAGKIAGSIINVSSILGLVAFEHAVAYTAAKHAVVGMTKAASLELAPLGIRVNAVNPAFIKTPMIVGLEEAVVPLHPAGRIGTPEEVAAVICFLGADEASFVTGASYLVDGGYVAK, translated from the coding sequence ATGCAGCGGTTCAAGGGCAAGACGGTGATCGTCACCGGTGGTGGCAGCGGCATCGGCGCGGCAGCGGCCCTGCGCTTCGGCGCGGAAGGCGCGGCGGTGGTCGTGTCCGACATCAACCACGAGCAGGCGGTGGCCGTCGCCAACCAAATCAAGCGCAGCGGGCAGGCGGTGGCGCTGCAGGCCGACGTGTCCAAGGAAGCCGAGGTCGCCGCGCTGGTGGACAGTGCGGTGAAGGCCTACGGTCGCCTCGACGTGATGGTCAACAACGCCGGCGTCGGCGGGCTCGAGACGGCGGTGGATGCCATCACCGAAGCCGAGTGGCGCAAGTTGATGGGCGTCAACCTCGACGGCGTGTTCTTTGGCGTGAAGCACGCCGTGCGCGTGATGAAGGCCGGGAAGATCGCCGGGTCCATCATCAACGTGAGCTCGATCCTCGGGCTCGTCGCGTTCGAGCACGCGGTGGCATATACCGCCGCCAAGCACGCCGTGGTCGGGATGACAAAGGCGGCATCGCTCGAGCTCGCCCCGCTCGGCATCCGCGTGAACGCGGTGAACCCGGCGTTCATCAAGACGCCGATGATCGTCGGTTTGGAGGAGGCGGTGGTGCCGCTGCATCCGGCAGGACGCATCGGCACGCCGGAAGAAGTCGCGGCGGTGATTTGCTTCCTCGGAGCGGACGAGGCGTCGTTTGTGACCGGCGCGAGCTACCTGGTAGACGGCGGGTACGTCGCCAAGTAG
- a CDS encoding SDR family oxidoreductase: MHLALFGATGRVGTRVLEYAIADSHRLRALVRDPAKLAPRDSLEVVQGDVLVPADVERTVAGTDAVISTLGGAGVDDPGDAQSQGMRNIVAAMQQLGVHRVLGVAGGGILDSVHGGLRHDQPTFPAVFKKVSNKHKEAWHAMRDSGLDWTMVATGDIVPGERTGTYRTLEDFLPEGARKISVEDVADFLLRALRDSAHLKKRVGAGY, encoded by the coding sequence ATGCACCTCGCACTCTTCGGCGCCACCGGCCGCGTCGGCACCCGCGTACTCGAATACGCCATCGCCGACAGCCACAGGCTCCGCGCACTCGTCCGCGACCCCGCCAAGCTCGCGCCGCGCGACAGCCTCGAGGTCGTGCAGGGCGACGTCCTCGTCCCCGCCGATGTCGAACGCACCGTCGCCGGCACCGACGCCGTCATCTCCACGCTCGGCGGCGCCGGCGTGGACGATCCCGGCGACGCGCAATCGCAGGGAATGCGCAACATCGTCGCCGCGATGCAGCAACTGGGCGTGCACCGCGTGCTCGGTGTCGCCGGCGGCGGCATTCTCGACTCCGTGCACGGCGGGCTGCGCCACGACCAGCCCACGTTCCCCGCCGTCTTCAAGAAGGTCAGCAACAAGCACAAGGAGGCCTGGCACGCGATGCGCGACAGCGGCCTCGACTGGACGATGGTCGCCACCGGCGACATCGTGCCGGGCGAACGCACGGGCACCTACCGCACGCTCGAGGACTTCCTGCCCGAGGGCGCGCGCAAGATCAGCGTCGAGGACGTCGCCGACTTCCTCCTCAGGGCGCTGCGCGACAGTGCGCACCTCAAGAAGCGCGTCGGCGCCGGCTACTAG